The proteins below come from a single Ictidomys tridecemlineatus isolate mIctTri1 chromosome 8, mIctTri1.hap1, whole genome shotgun sequence genomic window:
- the Tspyl4 gene encoding testis-specific Y-encoded-like protein 4, with protein MSGQEVGDKLSLAETAPPDQAPGDLPLNQCEGLREEAEAAQEMAGTGEGNLEATAEGGAPRDAVDCSPALCVRVAGSLSLAATGGGVEDAVPPSKGSEAASVSVGADKSQKNGCQLGEPRSPAGQKALEGCGAGAWGSQVKPGAKAKEVTIKKCAIAAAAEKEGVAEAVMEEKKVVQKEKKAAGGGKEEARPRAPKINNCMDSLEAIDQELSNVNAQADRAFLQLERKFGRMRRLHMQRRSFIIQNIPGFWVTAFRNHPQLSPMISGQDEDIMRYMINLEVEELKHPRAGCKFKFIFQSNPYFRNEGLVKEYERRSSGRVVSLSTPIRWHRGQDPQAHIHRNREGNTIPSFFNWFSDHSLLEFDRIAEIIKGELWSNPLQYYLMGEGPRRGIRGPPRQPVESPRSFRFQSG; from the coding sequence ATGAGCGGTCAGGAGGTGGGCGACAAGCTCTCTCTCGCCGAAACCGCCCCTCCGGACCAGGCCCCAGGAGATCTGCCCCTAAATCAGTGCGAGGGGCTCCGCGAGGAAGCCGAGGCGGCACAGGAGATGGCGGGCACAGGTGAGGGCAATTTGGAGGCCACTGCGGAGGGAGGTGCACCCCGGGATGCCGTGGACTGTAGCCCCGCACTCTGCGTTCGAGTTGCGGGGAGCCTTAGCCTTGCAGCCACCGGAGGGGGAGTCGAGGATGCTGTGCCTCCTTCGAAGGGCTCGGAAGCAGCCTCGGTCTCTGTCGGAGCCGACAAGAGCCAGAAAAATGGCTGTCAGCTTGGAGAGCCGCGTAGCCCTGCGGGGCAGAAGGCTCTGGAAGGCTGTGGCGCAGGGGCCTGGGGGTCTCAGGTGAAACCTGGGGCGAAAGCCAAGGAAGTGACGATTAAGAAGTGCGCCATCGCGGCAGCagcagaaaaagagggagtagcAGAGGCGGTGATGGAGGAAAAGAAGgtggtacagaaggaaaaaaaggcagCTGGTGGAGGGAAAGAAGAGGCCCGGCCTAGGGCCCCGAAAATCAATAATTGCATGGACTCGCTGGAGGCCATCGATCAAGAGCTGTCAAACGTAAATGCCCAGGCCGACAGGGCCTTCCTCCAGCTGGAGCGCAAATTTGGCCGAATGAGAAGGCTCCATATGCAGCGCAGGAGTTTCATTATCCAAAATATTCCAGGTTTCTGGGTCACCGCTTTTCGGAACCACCCTCAGCTGTCACCTATGATCAGTGGTCAAGACGAAGATATAATGAGGTACATGATCAATTTGGAGGTGGAGGAACTTAAACACCCCAGGGCAGGTTGCAAATTCAAGTTCATCTTTCAGAGCAACCCATACTTCCGAAATGAGGGGCTAGTCAAGGAGTATGAGCGCAGATCCTCCGGCCGAGTGGTGTCTCTTTCCACTCCAATCCGCTGGCACCGGGGCCAAGACCCCCAGGCCCATATCCATAGGAACCGGGAAGGGAACACCATCCCGAGTTTCTTCAACTGGTTCTCAGACCACAGCCTTCTAGAATTTGATAGAATTGCTGAGATTATCAAAGGGGAACTGTGGTCCAATCCCCTACAATACTACCTGATGGGAGAAGGTCCCCGAAGAGGAATTCGAGGTCCACCACGACAGCCTGTGGAGAGCCCCAGGTCCTTCAGGTTCCAGTCTGGCTAA
- the Tspyl1 gene encoding testis-specific Y-encoded-like protein 1 — protein sequence MSGLHGVEKTLLPQTRSLPIPDPAKEDPDQCLTLRGESEAAPAMAETSEASVETVARPSPQLSEDGGVPWDPADGAPAPQIRVDGCRGHLATGAQQGEAPPLTEGLEAASELVATVSRPKSDFQGEEKALETCGAKRSGSEVMVEAKVLEAKAEKGSMPSVAVGAEERAEVKEGVVEEAMEVEQPAGGEVEALEERRVMEEAEEAGPWHMDLRMNPLEAIQMELDTVNAQADRAFQQLEQKFGRMRRHYLERRNYIIQNIPGFWMTAFRNHPQLSAMIRGQDAEMLRYVTNLEVKELRHPKTGCKFKFFFRRNPYFRNKLIVKEYEVRSSGRVVSLSTPIIWRRGREPQSFIRRNQDLICSFFTWFSDHSLPESDRIAEIIKEELWPNPLQYYLLREGVRRARRRPIREPVEIPRPFGFQSG from the coding sequence ATGAGCGGCCTGCATGGGGTCGAGAAGACCCTTCTCCCCCAGACCCGCAGCCTCCCTATCCCTGACCCTGCCAAGGAAGACCCCGACCAGTGCCTGACGCTCCGCGGAGAATCGGAGGCGGCTCCGGCGATGGCGGAGACAAGTGAGGCAAGCGTCGAAACGGTCGCGCGCCCATCGCCCCAGCTTTCAGAGGACGGGGGTGTACCCTGGGATCCCGCGGACGGTGCCCCGGCTCCCCAGATCCGAGTCGATGGTTGTCGCGGTCACCTGGCGACCGGAGCCCAGCAGGGGGAGGCTCCGCCTCTCACGGAGGGCCTGGAAGCTGCCTCTGAGTTGGTGGCCACCGTTAGCCGTCCGAAAAGTGATTTTCAGGGTGAGGAGAAGGCCCTGGAAACTTGTGGTGCGAAGAGGTCGGGGTCTGAGGTGATGGTGGAGGCGAAGGTTCTGGAAGCCAAGGCTGAAAAGGGCTCCATGCCCTCAGTAGCAGTGGGAGCGGAGGAGAGGGCTGAGGTGAAGGAAGGAGTGGTGGAGGAGGCGATGGAGGTGGAACAGCCCGCAGGTGGAGAAGTGGAAGCCCTGGAGGAGAGGAGAGTGATGGAAGAAGCTGAGGAGGCAGGACCCTGGCATATGGATCTCCGCATGAACCCCCTGGAGGCCATCCAGATGGAACTGGACACTGTGAATGCTCAGGCTGACAGGGCCTTCCAACAACTGGAGCAGAAATTTGGGCGAATGCGTCGACACTACCTAGAGCGGAGGAACTACATCATTCAGAATATCCCGGGCTTCTGGATGACTGCCTTTCGGAACCACCCCCAGTTGTCCGCCATGATTAGAGGCCAAGATGCAGAGATGTTAAGGTACGTAACCAATTTGGAGGTGAAAGAACTCAGACACCCTAAAACTGGCTGCAAGTTCAAGTTCTTCTTTCGAAGAAACCCCTACTTTAGAAACAAGCTGATTGTCAAGGAATATGAAGTCAGATCCTCCGGCCGAGTGGTGTCTCTTTCCACTCCAATCATATGGCGCAGGGGACGTGAACCCCAGTCCTTCATTCGCAGAAACCAAGACCTCATTTGCAGCTTTTTTACTTGGTTTTCAGACCACAGCCTTCCAGAGTCTGACAGAATTGCCGAGATTATCAAAGAAGAACTGTGGCCAAATCCACTGCAGTACTACCTTTTGCGTGAAGGAGTCCGTAGAGCCAGACGTCGCCCAATAAGGGAGCCAGTGGAGATCCCCAGGCCCTTTGGGTTCCAGTCTGGTTAA